One window of Mesorhizobium loti R88b genomic DNA carries:
- a CDS encoding FAD/NAD(P)-binding protein: MSGRANSIIIVGGGASGVVLAAHLLKSSNPDLRVTLIERRPHFGQGVAYSTLLSAHVLNVSAAGMSAYADDSSNFWRWLQGHGLVSPEQTPQTPFYAPRSIYARYLGELLDELEAQEQPTGRLRLIHEESRSITPTPSGVEVALANGTSVVAHLAILATGHDEQPAQGHAIRMGSEADTELVPDRRVMVLGTGLSMVDAFLALEQRGHTGEIVAVSRRGLLPSPHRKGNPIKLDVADIPLGTQLSYFVGWFRDLIKENQKAGVDWRDVVDGLRPFNQKIWQNWPASAKRRFVEHTKAWWDIHRHRMPPEVYARVTEAVKTGRIRLVAGRVVDIARGGDFTVQVQSRHTQRLETFDVARIYDCSGIVRDISTSSNSVVRSLVDRGLARPDPLRIGLDVSANCEIIAGDGTVSAKILAVGPLTRGTFFEIDAIPDIRVQCARLSKRLLG, from the coding sequence ATGAGCGGGCGCGCCAATTCGATCATCATTGTCGGCGGCGGCGCCAGCGGCGTCGTGCTGGCCGCGCATCTCTTGAAATCGTCCAATCCCGATCTGCGCGTCACGCTGATCGAAAGGCGCCCGCATTTCGGACAAGGCGTCGCCTATTCGACGCTGCTGTCGGCGCATGTGCTGAATGTCAGCGCCGCCGGTATGAGTGCCTATGCCGACGACTCCAGCAATTTCTGGCGCTGGCTGCAAGGGCATGGCCTGGTGAGCCCGGAGCAAACGCCACAGACGCCCTTCTACGCGCCGCGCAGCATCTATGCCCGTTATCTCGGGGAGCTGCTCGACGAACTCGAAGCGCAGGAGCAGCCGACCGGGCGCCTGCGCCTGATCCATGAGGAGAGCCGGTCGATCACGCCGACCCCGTCCGGCGTCGAGGTGGCGCTCGCCAACGGCACCAGCGTCGTCGCGCATCTGGCCATATTGGCCACCGGCCATGACGAGCAGCCGGCGCAGGGCCATGCGATCCGGATGGGTTCGGAAGCCGACACGGAGCTTGTCCCCGACAGAAGGGTGATGGTGCTGGGCACCGGCCTCAGCATGGTCGATGCGTTCCTGGCGCTGGAACAGCGCGGCCACACGGGCGAGATCGTCGCCGTTTCCCGGCGTGGCCTGCTGCCGTCGCCACACCGCAAGGGCAACCCGATCAAGCTCGATGTAGCCGACATCCCGCTCGGCACCCAGCTTTCCTATTTCGTCGGCTGGTTCCGCGACCTGATCAAGGAGAACCAGAAGGCCGGCGTCGACTGGCGCGACGTGGTCGACGGTCTCAGGCCATTCAATCAGAAGATCTGGCAGAACTGGCCGGCCTCGGCCAAGCGCCGTTTCGTCGAGCACACCAAGGCCTGGTGGGACATCCACCGCCATCGCATGCCGCCCGAAGTCTATGCGCGCGTGACCGAGGCGGTGAAAACGGGCCGCATCCGCCTGGTCGCCGGCCGCGTCGTCGACATCGCCAGGGGTGGTGACTTCACCGTCCAGGTCCAGTCGCGCCACACGCAGCGCCTCGAGACCTTCGACGTCGCCCGCATCTATGATTGCTCGGGCATCGTGCGCGACATCTCGACCTCGTCGAACAGCGTGGTGCGCTCGCTGGTCGACCGCGGGCTGGCGCGGCCGGACCCGCTGCGCATCGGCCTCGACGTGTCGGCCAATTGCGAGATCATCGCCGGCGACGGGACGGTTTCGGCCAAGATCCTGGCGGTCGGCCCGCTGACGCGCGGCACCTTCTTCGAGATCGACGCCATACCCGATATCCGCGTCCAGTGCGCACGGCTGAGCAAGCGGCTGCTGGGTTGA
- a CDS encoding trans-sulfuration enzyme family protein, which yields MTKHTPPVGKNRLAFSTRTIHGGQSHDPLTGAVMVPIYATSTFAQQSPGVHKGFEYARSQNPTRFAFERAVADLESGSAAFAFASGLAAISTVLELLDSGAHIVATDDIYGGSFRLMERVRKRSANLQVSFVDFTDLAAVEAAIRPDTKLLWVETPTNPLLRIVDLEGVAALAKRKGILSVADNTFCSPYIQRPLELGIDITVHSTTKYLNGHSDMVGGVAVVGDNKDLAAQLKFLQNAIGAISGPFDSFLALRGLKTLALRMERHSDNGLKIAQWLEARKDVRRVLYPGLASHPQHAIAVQQMHAFGGMITVVLDRDLAGTKRFLERTQLFTLAESLGGVESLIEHPALMTHGSIPAEKRAEIGISDSLVRLSAGIEDGDDLIADLEQALGG from the coding sequence ATGACCAAACATACCCCGCCAGTCGGCAAAAACCGCCTGGCCTTCTCGACGCGCACCATCCATGGCGGCCAGAGCCACGATCCGCTGACCGGTGCCGTGATGGTGCCGATCTACGCCACCTCGACCTTTGCCCAGCAATCGCCCGGCGTGCACAAGGGTTTTGAATATGCCCGCAGCCAGAACCCGACGCGCTTTGCCTTCGAGCGCGCGGTGGCCGATCTGGAAAGCGGCTCGGCAGCCTTCGCCTTTGCCTCCGGCCTGGCGGCGATCTCGACGGTGCTGGAACTGCTCGATAGCGGCGCCCATATCGTCGCCACCGACGACATCTATGGCGGTTCCTTCCGGCTGATGGAGCGGGTGCGCAAGCGCTCTGCCAATCTGCAGGTCTCCTTCGTCGACTTCACCGACCTTGCGGCGGTGGAAGCCGCGATCCGGCCGGACACGAAACTGCTGTGGGTCGAGACGCCGACCAATCCGCTGCTGCGCATCGTCGACCTCGAAGGCGTCGCCGCGCTCGCCAAGCGCAAGGGCATCCTGTCGGTTGCCGACAACACGTTCTGCAGCCCCTATATCCAGCGGCCGCTGGAACTCGGCATCGATATAACAGTCCACTCGACGACCAAATATCTCAATGGCCATTCCGACATGGTCGGCGGCGTCGCCGTGGTCGGCGACAACAAGGATCTCGCCGCCCAGCTGAAATTCCTGCAGAACGCCATCGGCGCCATTTCAGGCCCGTTCGACAGTTTTCTCGCGCTGCGCGGCCTGAAGACGCTGGCGCTCAGGATGGAGCGGCATTCCGACAACGGCCTGAAAATCGCGCAGTGGCTGGAAGCCCGCAAGGACGTGCGCCGGGTCCTCTATCCCGGCCTCGCCAGCCACCCGCAGCACGCCATCGCCGTGCAGCAGATGCACGCCTTCGGCGGCATGATCACGGTTGTGCTCGACCGCGACCTTGCCGGGACAAAGCGCTTCCTCGAACGCACGCAATTGTTCACGCTGGCCGAGAGCCTCGGCGGCGTGGAGAGCCTGATCGAGCACCCGGCGCTGATGACGCATGGGTCCATTCCCGCCGAGAAGCGGGCGGAGATCGGGATTTCGGATTCGCTGGTGAGGTTGTCGGCGGGGATCGAGGATGGCGATGATCTGATTGCGGATCTGGAGCAGGCGCTGGGGGGATGA
- a CDS encoding pyridoxal-phosphate dependent enzyme: protein MSEHGKAAPGSTPSDGPSSRLRPPYASVLDLIGQTPVVELTKFDTGKCRLFIKLESQNPGGSIKDRIALSMIAAAEKEGKLKRGGTIVEATAGNTGLGLAQVGIPKGYRIVLVVPDKMSREKIQHLRALGAEVRMTRSDVGKGHAEYYQDMAEKIAAEVPGAFYANQFANPANPLAHETATGPEIFSQLDGDVDAVVVGVGSGGTLTGLGRYFAKVSPKTEMVLADPVGSVLAPLIKTGKMEEAGSWTVEGIGEDFVPPNADLSLVKKAYSITDKQSMLAVRDLLSREGILAGSSSGTLLSAALRYCREQTSPKRVVTFVCDSGNKYLSKVFDDFWLAEQGLAEQEHHGDLRDLVMRSHRTGDTVSVGPDESLLNAYGRMRRSDVSQLPVLDNGKLVGIVDESDILAKVEGPHDGRWERFNGPVRTAMTSNLHTLQASQTLDALLPVFDRNEVAIIFDGDEFVGLITRIDLINHLRRAR from the coding sequence ATGAGCGAGCACGGAAAAGCTGCGCCAGGCAGCACCCCCTCGGACGGTCCATCGTCCCGGCTGCGCCCACCCTATGCGTCGGTTCTCGACCTCATCGGCCAGACGCCAGTGGTCGAGCTGACCAAGTTCGACACCGGCAAATGCCGGCTGTTCATCAAACTTGAAAGCCAGAATCCGGGCGGCTCGATCAAGGACCGCATCGCGCTGTCGATGATTGCCGCCGCCGAGAAAGAGGGCAAGCTGAAGCGTGGCGGCACCATTGTCGAGGCGACGGCCGGCAATACCGGCCTCGGCCTTGCCCAGGTCGGCATCCCCAAGGGCTACCGCATCGTGCTGGTCGTGCCCGACAAGATGTCGCGCGAAAAGATCCAGCATCTGCGCGCGCTGGGCGCGGAAGTGCGCATGACGCGCTCCGATGTCGGCAAGGGCCATGCCGAATATTACCAGGACATGGCCGAGAAGATCGCGGCGGAGGTGCCCGGCGCCTTCTACGCCAACCAGTTCGCCAATCCGGCCAACCCGCTGGCGCATGAGACGGCCACCGGCCCGGAGATCTTTTCCCAGCTCGATGGCGACGTCGACGCGGTGGTCGTCGGCGTCGGCTCGGGCGGCACGCTGACCGGGCTTGGCCGCTACTTTGCGAAAGTGTCGCCGAAGACCGAGATGGTGCTCGCCGACCCGGTCGGCTCGGTGCTGGCGCCATTGATCAAGACCGGCAAGATGGAAGAGGCCGGCAGCTGGACAGTGGAAGGCATCGGCGAGGATTTCGTGCCACCCAATGCCGATCTGTCCTTGGTCAAGAAGGCCTATTCGATCACGGACAAGCAAAGCATGCTGGCAGTGCGCGACCTGCTGTCCCGCGAAGGCATCCTGGCCGGTTCGTCGTCGGGCACGCTGCTGTCGGCCGCCTTGCGCTATTGCCGCGAGCAGACCTCGCCCAAGCGCGTCGTCACCTTCGTCTGCGACAGCGGCAACAAGTACCTGTCAAAAGTGTTCGACGATTTCTGGCTGGCCGAGCAAGGATTGGCCGAGCAGGAACATCATGGCGATCTGCGCGACCTGGTGATGCGTTCGCATCGCACCGGTGACACGGTCTCTGTCGGCCCGGACGAAAGCCTGCTCAACGCCTATGGCCGCATGCGCCGCTCGGATGTGTCGCAGCTGCCGGTGCTCGACAATGGCAAGCTCGTTGGCATCGTCGACGAAAGCGACATACTGGCCAAGGTCGAGGGTCCGCATGACGGCCGCTGGGAACGCTTCAACGGCCCGGTGCGCACGGCGATGACCTCCAATCTGCACACGCTGCAGGCCAGCCAGACGCTGGATGCGCTGCTGCCGGTGTTCGACCGCAATGAGGTCGCCATCATCTTCGACGGCGACGAGTTCGTCGGCCTGATAACCCGCATCGACCTGATCAACCATTTGAGGCGCGCCCGATGA
- a CDS encoding type 1 glutamine amidotransferase domain-containing protein: MSVRDANPVDALRPKRLAIVIANPAVSTTTGWPVGFWWSELTHPWFAFTERGYAVEIFSPEGGRCEADALSDPRDASGYSETDLISLGFLSSPKLAALVETTRPVAEIDVDSFDAIVVAGGQAPMFSYDRAETLQRIFVAFHEAGKVAAALCHGTALLRYARRADGWLLVAGKTVTGFANAEEDFADKATWEIGALQPGSHLMPWRIEDELKASGANYVQAGLWRGFAIRDGNLITGQQNFSGAETARLVCEALGG; encoded by the coding sequence ATGAGTGTCAGGGATGCCAATCCGGTCGATGCGCTGAGGCCGAAGCGTCTGGCGATCGTCATCGCCAATCCGGCCGTCTCCACCACGACCGGATGGCCGGTCGGCTTCTGGTGGAGCGAGCTGACGCATCCGTGGTTCGCCTTCACCGAACGCGGCTATGCGGTGGAGATCTTTTCGCCTGAAGGCGGCAGATGCGAGGCCGACGCGCTGAGCGATCCGCGTGACGCTTCAGGCTATTCCGAAACCGATCTGATCTCGCTCGGCTTCCTGTCGAGCCCGAAACTGGCGGCTCTGGTGGAAACCACGCGGCCGGTGGCGGAGATCGACGTCGACAGCTTCGACGCCATCGTCGTCGCCGGCGGCCAGGCGCCGATGTTCAGCTATGATCGCGCGGAAACGCTGCAAAGAATATTCGTCGCCTTCCATGAAGCGGGCAAGGTGGCGGCAGCGCTCTGCCACGGCACCGCGCTGCTGCGTTACGCCAGGCGCGCTGACGGCTGGCTGCTCGTTGCCGGCAAGACGGTGACCGGTTTCGCCAATGCCGAGGAGGATTTCGCCGACAAGGCAACCTGGGAGATAGGCGCGCTCCAGCCTGGCAGCCACCTGATGCCGTGGCGCATCGAGGATGAGCTGAAGGCAAGCGGCGCCAATTATGTCCAGGCAGGCTTATGGCGCGGCTTTGCCATACGTGACGGCAATCTGATCACCGGCCAGCAGAATTTTTCCGGCGCCGAGACCGCACGCCTGGTGTGCGAGGCGTTGGGCGGCTGA
- a CDS encoding RrF2 family transcriptional regulator, with product MLTKKGKYGLKALVHLAQLPAGQLAFVGDIATGNTIPKKFLDAILGELRNAGFVQSRKGKDGGYRLARPADEIKVGHVVRVLDGPLAPIPCASRTQYQRCEDCNEATCQVRHLMLEVRQAIAEVLDQRSLAEMRDIGLDDLPVTVKVQA from the coding sequence ATGCTCACCAAAAAAGGCAAGTACGGCCTCAAGGCACTCGTCCACCTCGCGCAGCTGCCAGCCGGGCAGTTGGCTTTCGTTGGCGATATCGCGACCGGCAACACCATCCCGAAGAAATTTCTCGACGCCATCCTGGGTGAACTGCGCAATGCTGGTTTCGTGCAGAGCCGCAAGGGCAAGGATGGCGGCTACCGCTTGGCGCGGCCTGCCGATGAGATCAAGGTCGGTCATGTCGTGCGCGTCCTCGACGGGCCGCTGGCCCCAATTCCCTGCGCCAGCCGCACCCAGTATCAGCGCTGTGAAGACTGCAACGAGGCGACATGCCAAGTCCGACATCTGATGCTGGAAGTCCGGCAGGCGATCGCCGAGGTGCTCGATCAGCGCAGCCTCGCCGAAATGCGCGATATCGGTCTCGACGACCTTCCCGTCACGGTGAAGGTCCAGGCCTGA
- a CDS encoding cysteine hydrolase, whose protein sequence is MIRSSEGIEIPTSLVEWCEPHRMALVVYDMQVGICRQLAGAAEIVERTGIVLEAARSAGMRVAFTRHLSLPRKWMGATQLRTAMAWQRRDSPDMVDPWFLRDTDATGIVPELAPRANEAVFDKLTMSAFESTALGFALRDCGVRAIALAGIAMEIGIEPTVRQASDNGFVAVVIEDACGFGNREARDRSMATLRYLGEAVMSDVAGFCGALAAGGR, encoded by the coding sequence ATGATCCGGTCCAGCGAAGGCATCGAGATCCCGACCAGCCTGGTCGAATGGTGCGAACCGCACCGCATGGCGCTGGTGGTCTACGACATGCAGGTCGGCATTTGCCGCCAGCTTGCCGGCGCCGCTGAGATTGTCGAACGCACCGGCATCGTGCTCGAAGCCGCGCGCTCGGCCGGCATGCGGGTGGCGTTCACGCGCCATCTGTCCTTGCCGCGCAAATGGATGGGCGCCACCCAGCTGCGCACCGCCATGGCCTGGCAGCGGCGCGACAGCCCCGACATGGTCGATCCCTGGTTTTTGCGCGACACGGATGCGACCGGGATCGTCCCCGAACTCGCGCCCCGCGCCAACGAAGCCGTCTTCGACAAGCTGACCATGTCGGCCTTCGAGTCCACGGCGCTCGGTTTTGCGCTGCGCGATTGCGGCGTGCGCGCCATTGCCCTTGCCGGCATCGCCATGGAGATCGGCATCGAGCCGACCGTCCGCCAGGCGAGCGACAACGGTTTTGTGGCCGTGGTGATCGAGGACGCCTGCGGCTTCGGTAATCGCGAAGCGCGCGATCGCTCGATGGCGACGCTGCGTTATCTCGGCGAAGCCGTCATGTCAGATGTCGCCGGCTTTTGCGGCGCGCTGGCCGCAGGCGGGAGATAG
- a CDS encoding winged helix-turn-helix transcriptional regulator: MTQRGRLYGCPVEFALDALGGKWKTVIIARIKQNPLRYSELRRLIPSLSDKMLTQRLADLVEIGFVVLETSPDGKARYALTGRGHDLAAALQALYDWGSEHGRAEGVRFRTDIDVAA, translated from the coding sequence ATGACCCAACGCGGAAGACTCTATGGCTGCCCGGTCGAGTTCGCGCTCGATGCGCTCGGCGGCAAGTGGAAAACAGTGATCATCGCGCGGATCAAGCAGAACCCGCTGCGCTATTCCGAATTGCGCCGGCTGATCCCGTCGCTGTCCGACAAGATGCTGACGCAGCGCCTGGCCGATCTGGTCGAGATCGGCTTCGTCGTGCTGGAGACCTCGCCCGACGGCAAGGCGCGCTATGCTCTGACCGGTCGCGGCCACGATCTCGCAGCAGCACTCCAGGCGCTTTACGACTGGGGCAGCGAGCACGGCCGTGCGGAGGGTGTGCGCTTCCGCACCGACATTGATGTCGCCGCCTGA
- a CDS encoding autotransporter domain-containing protein — protein MTPAIGLRAGPRGKFRLSRLLATTALVACLATPAFATNYLVGTEQELRSALSSHANGDTITLSNDITLTAGGGGNLPEVHSDVTISGGGHTLSGGGAYRGLFVTAGTVRVEDLKITDTLAQGGTSNGGGAGAGLGGALFVNEGATVTVSNVDLSGNQAKGGAASTNTSFGYGAGGAGMLGDGGNTSASQGGVGGSPNGGTGGTTPAGGDITSNGPIAETAQDGSAGAAGGTGGGGGGGAAGPHLQVATTSGDATVDGGTGGAGGVGGFGGGGGQGGSGSWNTATAHDPGTASASGGDGGDGGAGGFGGGGGAGGVGGLKGTTQYNGNFFVSQITSGNGGDGGQAGFGGSGGLRGNSSSLAPGGLGGVALGDGSGAGMGGALFVRQGGQLIVEGNLALNGNSVAAGGAGSQAFGSGIFLQGGGNLSFKPGAGETQTISDDIDDMVGVVAQGYVPPAGTYTGNERWGVTVDGDGTLVLSGTNSFSGGVLVSKGTLSVGADASLGNPDGGITLATGTLMTTASFATDRDITLSLGGTVSQAAGTIFTVNGIVSGGGGLTKAGAGTVVLAGDNSYGGGTSLEAGTLRLDHDHALGTGSLNARDGTTIQYGLDDLSVANAIAIEGDVKFDYEQPGPIIIAVPEQAGAISGTGRLIRTGTGGLTLSHANSYEGGTIVEGGRLIASVTGALGTGDADVRGGAVLAFTGSQATPTDAGSRTITVENDGQLQFSDHSNATTTTVLNEAGGLVALKGNAAPVEVGSLSGAGDVDLDFGTMIVGGLGSDDTISGAIRDGNVPPVLLPAAQAGSLVKTGAGTLTLSGTNSYFGTTTVEEGKLVVNGSIAASSLTTVGSGAVLGGGGTIGATRVEGTIAPGNSIGTLNVKGAFTQVAGSTYAVQLDATTSDRIAVTGTADLQGGTLDVEAAPGGYSLGARYTILTTTGGLTGTYAALTGDAGPLSAFVSVIDSYDTNNAYLDVAKVRDFADAGLTPNQIATGEGLDSIAESGALFSAVAGLATDAAARGAFDQLSGEIHASAKGMLVGDSRFVRDAATNRIAAAFDDGGTTAAIPVMAYGEGGPEMVAADTDRFAVWGQAFGSWGNTDSDGNAAAFDRSTGGVLAGADTLVGGWRVGVLGGYSHSSFDADDRNSSGSSDNYHLGLYGGTNWGAIAFRTGAAYSWSSISTKRSVAFDGFTDGFSADYDAGTAQMFGELAYKADSGQFKLEPFANLAYVSVHTDGFSETGGAAALTSAGSTTDATFTTLGLRASTDFAPGGMNATARGMLGWRHAFGDTTPLSTLAFASGDAFTIAGVPIARDAAVIEAGLDFNMTANATLGLSYSGQFGGCAVDNGAKVDLNVKF, from the coding sequence ATGACACCAGCTATTGGCTTGCGCGCAGGGCCGCGCGGAAAGTTTCGTCTCTCCAGGCTTCTGGCAACCACCGCGCTGGTCGCCTGCCTCGCCACGCCCGCCTTCGCGACGAACTATCTGGTTGGCACCGAGCAGGAGCTGCGATCGGCGCTGAGCAGCCACGCCAATGGCGACACCATCACGTTGAGCAACGACATCACCCTGACGGCGGGCGGCGGCGGCAATCTGCCGGAGGTGCACAGCGATGTGACGATTTCCGGCGGCGGCCACACGCTTTCGGGCGGCGGCGCCTATCGCGGGCTCTTCGTGACGGCGGGCACGGTGCGCGTCGAGGACCTGAAGATCACCGATACACTGGCACAAGGTGGCACCAGCAACGGTGGTGGGGCTGGCGCGGGGCTTGGCGGAGCGCTGTTCGTCAATGAGGGCGCAACGGTTACCGTCAGCAATGTCGATCTTTCCGGCAACCAGGCCAAAGGTGGCGCGGCCAGCACGAACACCTCGTTCGGCTACGGCGCGGGCGGCGCGGGGATGCTTGGAGATGGTGGCAATACCTCGGCAAGCCAGGGCGGCGTTGGCGGCTCGCCCAATGGCGGCACCGGCGGGACGACGCCCGCAGGGGGCGACATAACCAGCAATGGCCCGATTGCCGAGACCGCCCAGGATGGGTCGGCCGGGGCCGCCGGCGGAACAGGGGGCGGTGGGGGTGGCGGCGCGGCAGGGCCACACCTGCAGGTGGCCACGACAAGCGGCGACGCCACGGTGGACGGTGGCACGGGCGGTGCCGGGGGTGTCGGAGGGTTCGGTGGGGGTGGCGGTCAAGGCGGCTCCGGCAGCTGGAACACCGCAACCGCGCACGATCCGGGAACCGCATCAGCCAGCGGAGGCGACGGTGGCGACGGTGGTGCGGGCGGGTTCGGTGGCGGTGGTGGCGCCGGCGGCGTTGGCGGATTGAAGGGGACGACTCAGTATAATGGCAACTTTTTTGTCTCGCAAATCACCTCGGGCAATGGCGGCGACGGTGGACAGGCAGGCTTCGGCGGCAGCGGTGGCCTGCGCGGCAACAGCAGCAGCCTGGCCCCCGGCGGGCTCGGTGGCGTCGCCCTTGGCGATGGCAGCGGCGCCGGCATGGGCGGCGCGCTGTTCGTGCGCCAGGGTGGCCAGCTGATCGTCGAGGGAAACCTTGCCCTGAACGGCAATTCGGTGGCGGCGGGCGGTGCCGGCAGCCAGGCCTTCGGTTCCGGCATCTTCCTGCAAGGCGGCGGCAACCTCTCGTTCAAGCCCGGCGCGGGCGAAACCCAGACGATATCGGACGATATCGACGACATGGTCGGCGTGGTCGCGCAGGGCTATGTCCCGCCCGCCGGCACCTACACCGGCAATGAACGCTGGGGCGTGACAGTCGATGGCGACGGCACGCTCGTGCTCTCCGGCACCAACAGTTTTTCGGGCGGTGTCCTGGTGTCCAAAGGCACGCTGTCGGTCGGCGCCGACGCCAGTCTCGGCAATCCGGATGGCGGCATTACGCTCGCAACCGGCACGCTGATGACGACCGCGAGCTTTGCCACGGACCGCGACATTACGCTGTCGCTTGGCGGAACGGTTTCGCAGGCCGCCGGCACGATCTTCACGGTGAACGGCATCGTCTCGGGTGGCGGCGGCCTGACCAAGGCCGGCGCCGGCACTGTGGTGCTGGCCGGCGACAACAGCTATGGCGGCGGCACCAGCCTGGAAGCCGGCACGTTGCGGCTCGATCACGACCATGCGCTCGGCACCGGTTCGCTGAACGCCCGCGATGGAACGACGATCCAGTACGGCCTCGACGACCTCAGCGTCGCCAACGCCATAGCGATCGAGGGCGACGTCAAGTTCGACTACGAGCAGCCTGGCCCCATCATCATCGCGGTTCCCGAACAGGCCGGCGCGATATCCGGCACGGGCCGGCTCATCCGCACCGGCACCGGCGGCCTCACCCTCTCGCATGCCAACAGCTATGAAGGCGGCACGATCGTCGAGGGCGGCAGGCTGATCGCGAGCGTGACGGGCGCGCTCGGCACCGGTGATGCGGACGTCAGGGGTGGAGCGGTGCTTGCCTTCACCGGCAGCCAGGCGACACCCACCGACGCGGGCTCGCGCACGATCACGGTCGAGAATGACGGCCAGCTTCAGTTCTCCGACCATTCGAATGCCACGACGACCACCGTGCTGAACGAGGCGGGCGGCCTCGTCGCGTTGAAGGGCAACGCCGCACCGGTCGAAGTCGGCTCGCTCTCGGGCGCCGGCGACGTCGATCTCGACTTCGGGACCATGATTGTCGGCGGCCTCGGCAGCGACGACACGATCTCCGGGGCGATCCGCGACGGCAATGTGCCGCCAGTATTGCTGCCTGCGGCACAGGCGGGATCGCTGGTGAAGACCGGCGCCGGTACACTGACCCTGTCTGGGACCAACAGCTATTTCGGCACGACGACTGTCGAGGAGGGCAAGCTTGTCGTGAATGGCTCGATCGCCGCCTCCTCGCTGACCACGGTCGGTTCGGGCGCGGTGCTGGGCGGCGGCGGCACGATCGGTGCGACGCGGGTCGAGGGGACGATCGCACCGGGAAACTCGATCGGCACGCTTAACGTAAAAGGGGCTTTTACCCAGGTCGCGGGCTCGACCTACGCGGTGCAACTGGATGCCACGACCAGCGACCGCATCGCGGTGACCGGCACCGCCGATCTGCAGGGTGGCACGCTCGATGTCGAGGCCGCGCCCGGCGGCTACAGTCTCGGCGCGCGCTACACCATCCTCACTACCACCGGCGGGCTGACGGGAACGTATGCCGCCCTCACCGGCGATGCCGGGCCGCTCTCGGCATTCGTCAGCGTCATCGATAGCTACGACACCAACAACGCCTATCTCGACGTGGCGAAGGTGCGCGATTTCGCCGATGCCGGGCTGACGCCGAACCAGATCGCAACGGGCGAAGGGCTCGATAGCATTGCGGAATCCGGGGCCTTGTTCAGCGCCGTCGCCGGTCTGGCCACCGATGCCGCTGCCCGCGGCGCCTTCGACCAGCTGTCGGGCGAGATCCACGCCTCGGCCAAGGGTATGCTGGTCGGGGACAGCCGCTTCGTCCGCGATGCCGCGACCAATCGCATCGCTGCCGCCTTTGACGATGGCGGCACCACGGCTGCTATTCCTGTGATGGCTTATGGCGAGGGTGGACCCGAAATGGTCGCTGCCGACACCGATCGCTTCGCCGTCTGGGGTCAGGCCTTCGGCTCCTGGGGCAATACCGACAGCGACGGCAATGCCGCCGCCTTCGATCGTTCGACCGGCGGGGTGCTGGCGGGCGCCGACACGCTGGTGGGCGGCTGGCGTGTCGGCGTTCTCGGCGGCTACAGCCATTCCTCCTTCGATGCCGACGATCGCAACTCGTCCGGATCCAGCGACAACTATCATCTCGGCCTCTATGGCGGCACCAATTGGGGCGCTATCGCCTTCCGTACTGGCGCCGCCTACTCCTGGAGCAGCATCTCGACCAAACGCTCCGTCGCCTTCGACGGGTTCACGGATGGGTTCTCGGCCGACTATGATGCCGGCACCGCGCAGATGTTCGGCGAACTCGCCTACAAGGCCGATTCCGGGCAATTCAAGCTCGAGCCGTTCGCCAATCTCGCCTATGTCAGCGTGCACACCGACGGCTTCAGCGAAACCGGCGGTGCTGCGGCACTGACCAGCGCCGGTTCGACCACCGACGCCACCTTCACCACGCTTGGCCTGCGCGCCTCGACCGACTTCGCGCCGGGCGGCATGAACGCCACCGCGCGCGGCATGCTCGGCTGGCGTCACGCTTTCGGCGACACCACGCCGCTGTCAACGCTCGCCTTCGCCAGCGGCGATGCCTTCACCATCGCCGGCGTGCCGATCGCCAGGGACGCCGCCGTGATCGAGGCCGGTCTCGATTTCAACATGACGGCCAATGCCACGCTCGGCCTGTCCTACTCCGGCCAGTTCGGCGGCTGCGCGGTCGACAATGGCGCCAAGGTCGATCTCAACGTGAAATTCTGA
- a CDS encoding RidA family protein translates to MAIERLNPKGMHSNPAYSQGVALPASARIVLIGGQNGVDADGQIVGKGDIAAQTRQALANLAMVLEAGGARPENLVRLSIYIVGDADIRPAFGVWMAFWADRGPPPVVTGIRVLGLANPDFLIEIEGQAAVEA, encoded by the coding sequence ATGGCTATCGAGCGGCTGAACCCGAAGGGGATGCACAGCAACCCGGCCTATTCGCAGGGCGTGGCGCTGCCGGCCTCGGCGCGCATCGTGCTGATCGGCGGCCAGAACGGCGTTGATGCCGATGGCCAGATCGTCGGCAAGGGCGACATCGCGGCACAGACCAGGCAGGCGCTCGCCAATCTGGCGATGGTGCTCGAAGCCGGCGGCGCCAGGCCGGAAAACCTCGTGCGGCTATCGATCTACATTGTCGGCGACGCCGACATCAGGCCGGCCTTCGGCGTCTGGATGGCGTTCTGGGCAGATCGAGGACCACCGCCGGTGGTGACGGGCATCCGCGTGCTCGGCCTCGCCAATCCGGATTTCCTGATCGAGATCGAAGGCCAGGCCGCGGTTGAGGCATAA